The following are encoded together in the Capillibacterium thermochitinicola genome:
- a CDS encoding protein arginine kinase, giving the protein MKDLLPGWLHGPAPEGDVVVSSRIRLARNLQGYSFPHQADERALEAVITKVENALKKTGFTLKRLDGMAQGERLLLVEQYLISPDLLKNPSHRGVMLNQDQTVAIMLNEEDHIRIQSILPGLALHEAWAAANHIDDVLEAEVDYAFAEKVGYLTTCPTNVGTGLRASVMLHLPALHMVDQVKKVLSVLPHVGFSVRGIYGEGTESTGNLYQISNQVTLGLSEDEIIGKIISVTKQVIDQERSAREALLAKESRLQLEDRVYRAYGVLSEARLISSEEAFRLWDNVLLGVNLGLIPEVSAEQINELFFLIRPAILQHLVGKDLAPHERDYYRAEIIRKHLKTKRG; this is encoded by the coding sequence ATGAAAGACTTACTCCCCGGTTGGCTGCACGGGCCGGCACCCGAAGGGGATGTGGTCGTGAGCAGTCGGATCCGTTTGGCCCGTAATTTACAAGGATATTCCTTCCCGCACCAGGCCGATGAGCGAGCGCTGGAGGCGGTTATTACGAAAGTTGAGAACGCTCTGAAAAAGACCGGTTTTACTTTGAAACGTCTGGACGGAATGGCCCAGGGGGAACGGTTGCTTCTGGTCGAACAGTACCTGATCAGTCCTGATTTATTAAAAAACCCGTCCCACCGCGGGGTGATGCTTAACCAGGACCAAACCGTCGCGATTATGCTGAATGAAGAGGACCACATCCGGATTCAAAGTATTCTTCCCGGATTGGCGCTCCACGAAGCCTGGGCGGCGGCCAACCACATTGATGATGTATTAGAGGCAGAGGTGGATTATGCTTTTGCCGAGAAGGTAGGGTATCTGACCACCTGCCCGACAAACGTCGGGACTGGTCTGCGGGCTTCGGTGATGCTGCACCTGCCTGCCCTGCATATGGTGGATCAGGTCAAGAAGGTTCTTTCCGTCCTTCCCCACGTTGGATTTAGCGTACGGGGGATTTATGGCGAGGGTACGGAGTCGACGGGTAATTTGTATCAGATCTCCAACCAGGTTACCTTGGGTTTGAGTGAGGACGAGATTATCGGGAAAATTATCTCCGTGACCAAACAGGTGATTGACCAAGAACGTTCAGCCCGCGAAGCGCTCCTGGCCAAAGAATCCCGCCTGCAGCTGGAAGACCGGGTGTACCGGGCCTATGGGGTTTTGAGTGAAGCACGTTTAATCTCTTCGGAAGAAGCGTTTCGGCTCTGGGATAATGTGTTATTGGGCGTTAATTTAGGGTTAATCCCTGAAGTTAGCGCCGAACAGATTAATGAGTTGTTTTTCCTCATCCGTCCGGCTATTCTCCAACATCTCGTGGGTAAAGACCTTGCTCCGCATGAACGGGATTACTACCGGGCGGAGATTATCCGGAAACATTTGAAAACGAAGCGGGGATAA
- a CDS encoding UvrB/UvrC motif-containing protein → MWCERCKQRPATVHVTKIVNNHKTESHLCATCAQESGIDPGKELGFLFEPNFSFHNLLASLLEHEFGPESAFSPYQAAIEKCSSCGLTFTDFRNIGLLGCGDCYQAFGRSLGPLFQRIHGHVNHTGKVPKRTGGKVRIKKEIEDLRRRLQEAIRREAYEEAAQIRDEIRAKEEKLNKE, encoded by the coding sequence ATGTGGTGTGAACGGTGTAAACAGCGGCCGGCGACGGTTCATGTGACGAAGATCGTCAATAATCACAAGACTGAATCCCACTTGTGCGCGACCTGCGCCCAGGAAAGCGGGATTGATCCCGGTAAAGAACTGGGATTCCTCTTTGAGCCGAACTTTTCTTTCCATAATTTGCTGGCCAGTTTGCTCGAGCATGAATTCGGGCCGGAAAGTGCCTTCTCACCTTACCAGGCGGCGATTGAGAAATGTTCCAGTTGTGGACTGACTTTTACTGACTTTAGGAATATCGGCCTTTTGGGTTGCGGCGATTGCTACCAGGCATTTGGTCGATCCCTCGGGCCGCTTTTCCAACGGATCCATGGGCACGTTAACCATACGGGAAAAGTCCCCAAGCGGACCGGAGGTAAAGTCAGGATTAAAAAAGAGATTGAAGACCTCCGTCGCAGATTGCAGGAGGCCATCCGGCGGGAGGCATATGAAGAAGCCGCCCAGATCCGGGACGAGATTAGAGCTAAAGAAGAAAAGTTAAATAAGGAATAA